The Anolis carolinensis isolate JA03-04 chromosome 1, rAnoCar3.1.pri, whole genome shotgun sequence genome window below encodes:
- the pfn3 gene encoding profilin-3, producing the protein MGDWKAYINTILKDKNIEDVAIVGHSDNKCVWASKPGGLLAAISPQEVGLITGQDRKAFLQTGITIAGKKCSVIRDNLLVEKDAVMDTRTKGGDSRSICIGKTPKALIFVMGKKGVHGGALNKKVHDMIASMKTKGS; encoded by the coding sequence ATGGGAGATTGGAAAGCCTACATCAATACAATCCTGAAGGACAAGAACATTGAAGATGTAGCTATTGTGGGACACTCGGACAATAAATGTGTCTGGGCGTCTAAGCCAGGAGGCCTGCTGGCAGCTATCTCTCCTCAGGAAGTAGGACTGATCACTGGGCAGGACAGAAAAGCGTTCTTGCAAACTGGAATCACCATAGCTGGGAAGAAGTGCAGTGTAATACGTGACAACCTCTTGGTAGAAAAAGACGCCGTGATGGACACTCGAACAAAAGGCGGTGACAGCAGGTCCATCTGTATTGGAAAGACTCCAAAAGCTCTCATCTTCGTGATGGGCAAAAAAGGAGTCCACGGAGGAGCTCTTAATAAGAAAGTCCATGACATGATAGCGAGCATGAAAACAAAAGGCAGCTAG